ttgagactttgtggagaggtttctccaccgagaaggagaaatacttagccagaatctgtccgggggttgatctaccgaaagatcaagggatcgtccaccttgcggagacgccgaggagtaggggcaagttatccccgaacctcttacatcattgtgttagtggtgttttgttttcttccttgtattagtttgtttttgcttatttccgctgtgctaacaaagttctggaagaaaatttgtgtaagtttgcgaagaggctattcacacccccactctctagccatccgaaggtcctaacaattatgagataaaggtaacctctacttagccctcttgatcatgaatttctatcaaggctaagtgctccctcTTAAGGTcttaagtcaaccatttttcaaatatttgaattatgatttcaatGGTTGACTAACCCATAATcttctaacccttgaggattgattttggcacccaatagaaattctttatAATTGGGTTAACTAAATATTCTTTGGGGAtctattttctatctatggtcttggtttttgattgcccctagcaagtaaacaatgataggtcttttcattgggacacttgaaaatttaaattgattagttttTTATTATGCACTTCTAATTTTCAACAACTAGAAAATGTACCTGAAAATATAAAAGTTGAGATGttgaatcttaactttgaaataTATTCACGAGTAGACAACGAATTTATTGAATATCTTATGTGTCCAAAAAAAAGAGCAAAAGGGGACTGGTTAATGATTGTTTTGTGTCAATCATGTAAATGAACATAATTACGATCTTGTCCTTTTATTATTGGACGaccaaaaaaattattaaagtgaCCTAAAACACTAATTCATTGGAGTTTATGACCAATATCAACTGATGACTAGAATCTCATGGTAAAATATCAattattaacataaataaatagaTGTACATATGCAAAAATAATGTTTCTATGATTAAAAAAAACCATCACATGTTGTGCTAGTTTTTACAAACCAACACAATGTTGTAGCTTGTTTTTACAAACAAGCACAACGTTGTAACTCATATTGAAAAAAATAGCACCACGTTGTAGTTGGTTTGTAAAAATCAACTACAATGTGACCATTTGAGTAAACCGGCATATAGAAATTCGATTTTTTACAAAATAGCATTATGTTGgtaatgatttttgaaaaacatcaCCTATGTGcccatttttgaaaactagcatCATCATGTTCCTTCAAAATCAACCATTAAACTATATCTCATATTGGTTTTTAAATAATTGATTTTTAGAAATAACGATGAGTAAAATAAAACACTCAACATATTTTTGCAACTCTCATAGAATGCACCATTAAGAAATATGATTAGAAAAAAGAAAGGAGGGAGATAACCTGATCTAGGGTTTGATGTAGAGAAAGAGAGGAGCGGGATGAAAGGAGAATGGGGTTTATATATAGAGGGAAAAAAAGCAATACTGAAGGACCTTTCGGTAATGAATCGGGGTTGCTCTGGGTAGCTGAACGGTAGCTTGCCATTTAAGATAGGATTAAATCATGAGACAGATAGAGCGTAATTCCCAATACCTTCCTCAGTTACCACCCCAATTTTTGTCCTCCCATTCAACGGAGGTCCTTCATTCTAGGTGGTGACCAAATGTTTAAATCCCGTCCGGTCATTGGCGCCCACCCTTCCGGGCTCCTCCACCAGAATGTCGACGGTGGCGGGTGGCGAACGCGACGTCGAGAGCGCTAAGATCCCCACCGAACATCCTCTGCCGATTCATCCCCCTCCCTACGCCAACTTTCTACCCCAGCCAGTGCCACCAACGGCGGCTCCCCCTCATGCTTACGCCCCCCCGCCCAATGCGCCGCCGCCGCCCCATCTGGCACCAGTACCAGCCACCGACCACTACAATATTGCCGGTAGGTGGATTCTTCTAAACTTATATTTTCTTTCTCTCACGCATGCTAAAATCATCGACTACTCATCTTTCCGTGGCAACCCTATTCTTAAATTTCCTCCTTTCACATTGATTCTTGATTTCTGTTTCAGTTGGGTACCAACCCCACCCATATCCGGCTGTGGTTAACGGGATCTCCATGAACACGAAGGAGCCTCCTCTTCCTTTTTGCGGCATCGGCATCGGCTGGGCTTTGTAAGTGGTTTCCACTCCTTCTTCAGTTCTTTACCAGAAAGTAAATATTTTCTCTTGAGGCATAATGTGGGTTATAGTTATAGTTTCATGTAGTTGGAGTACCGCTTCAATCAATCTTGACATTTGGTAAATGCTGTTATCTATGAAGAATATGTGTCCCGTTATGATATCTTACAGCGATAGGATCTCCTTATGTTCATTCATGAAAATAAGGGGGGCTCTTTACTTAATTGGAGATTCCAAGTACTCCCAGAACTTCCAGATATTTACAATGGTGATGTTGGCCCGTCAACTGTCTCATGCCAAGCAAAACTGGAGGAAAAAATAACAATACTGTAAACAAGTGGTTTTTCTTTGTTCAATAGGGCATGCTAGGTGTAATTGTAACAATTCTACTATTCTCTCTGCCATTCTTATTTACACAACCATGAAGATGTGAAACTTCATTTGGAAGTTCTAACAAACCATATAAGCTTATGTTGTCCATTCACTTTTTGTAAACCTGCATATATAATTACATTCTTACTTTATCTGTCTCTCCATAAATGCTTAATCCTGCATTATTGAAATTTAATGTCTGGAAATGTAGGAATCACATGCCTTTTTCTACTGCAAAAAAGAGAAAGcatgaatggagatatatctaggCAGAACATAAGAAAAATTGAAACAAGGGATTGCCTGGGATAAAATCATAGGATGCTGTGCAATACTTCGTTATTTTTGCTAGTTTTGTTGGATTTAGAAACTATGCAATTTTGATCAACGACAAGTCCTTTCTCTCGACAGGTTTGTGGCTGGCTTTTTCTTTGCTTCAATTCCATGGTATGTTGGTGCCTTGCTTCTGCTATTTGTTGATCAAGATTATAGGGAGAAATGTGGATTGGTTGCATGCTCAATTGCAGTAAgcatctagttctttctaaatcTGAAACtgtgaaaattttccttttttttccaaaTGGTTCTAGCTTACCAACTAAGTTCAGTTATTTTTAGGTTTATTCTAAAGTGCCAttgtaatttaaagttaattattaaTTGCACATGGATTTACCAATCTAAATGTCTAGAATTGGTAACCTAGATTTCATTTATGCCCTTAAAATTTTTGCTGATGATCTAATATTAAATTGGTGAATTTATTTCATCGATAATATTCTGGAAAAAAGAGAAGAATATTAAAAAATAGACTTGAGTATAATACCAACTAATCCGTCTACCAATAAGATGGCAATGCTTGTTAAATTGGCTAAGAAGTCGAGTTTATGGAGGCTTCATATATGGTAAAGTAAGAGAAGCAACAAGAGAGTGGAACTAGGTGGAAGTTAGTCTGATAACAAAATTGTCATGTGCCACGTGTCTCTCATACAAGGCTATGTGCCAACTCCAAGGCCTAGAATAAGGGTTCTTGATGCTATACTAAAAGAGGCTCAACATCTTTCTGCTAACTCAGTAACTCACCaaccttgtgtttggttagaTAACCTTGCAGGGATATCTTATTTTCCCTTGGAACTAATTTGGAACTTGTGATCAGTTCAAATTGATTAGAAGCAAATTTATGGTGGGTGCAATTTAGGTGAACAAAGAGCCGTTTGAACTGATAACTCAAATGCGGGAGTTTTGTTGAGGCATTCTTATCTTATCTTCTCCTTTAGTAAAGAGCTCATGTTCAGGTCTGCTCTTGGGTCATCCAAGAAGGCTAATAGTTATTAGGGATTTTAATTTGCTAATGATTATAGAGTTCATGGGAGAACAACAATTCATTTTCAATAATATTTCTCCCCTTAGTAGAAAATATCATATTTTCCTAGTTTATGTTACATTAGATAGCATAATAGATGAGatagagttatttttaaataccaagttttaaaattttaatttgtttgatGTTTTCTTAAGAAAGTTTGTTATATGTTTTTGAGGTAGAAGGCTTTGTCTTATTTCTTATAGAAGGGGTTTGGATCCCATATAGTGGATTACTCTGTTTTAGGAACTTTTGTTTGAGTTGTGCTACATCATTAGATTTGTGTTAGGAGAAAAGATAGTGAAAGATTAGAGCAAAGGTTTGGAAACATAATAGATAAGATAGATTGCATTTTAAATACCaagtttttatttaagttttttcaagaaaatttgttatatttttttgggTAGAAGGCTTTTTGTTATTCCTTATAGAAGGAGTTTAGATCCCATATAATCGATTACTATTTgttttatgaaatttcttcaatgGGCTGCATCATTAGATTTGTATTAGGAGAAAAGATAGTGAAaaattagagctagggtttgaaAGGGTATTATGATTGACTAGTTATACAACAATtctctaatattttatttatataacatTTTCTTATCTAGATTATGGGTAGAACTTATCAATCAGGATCATAGTCATCTTCATCGAGCATGTTAGTCGACACAATTTGAGGTCAATTACATGGATATTATCATTTAGTAAACTCTATGCATTGCTGTACCACTAGTAATATTTATAactcttaattaaatttttattaagttaaataGTTAATTAGAGATTTCCTTGGTCTACCTTTATCCCTTAATCCTTTTGCTCTAATATCTATATCCTTGTGCCCTTTTCTGGAGCTACATCCGCCTGCTCTTAGATTGTAGTGCAGTTGATTTTTTTCCAGCAATTTAACACATCTATTGTCACATGAACATTTTGTCTTTAATTGCCTGATGTTTTATATAAAGTATGATGGGTCCTACTATAGACGTAAAATTTTCTGATTATCTTAGGAATATGCAATGGCCACATGAAACTTAAGAAATTCTCCCTAATTTTAACTAGCTACtcgttaatatttttattaatctcttttcttaatgatAGATTAAGATAGACAAAACTTTTACATAGAGGAATCTCATGTCCATCCATTTTAATTAGTCGCTTGtttcgtttttttttttacattttgtattttaattaaattaaaccctTTAGTTTCAAAAGTTTTCACACTTCAAGCTCTGAGGTTAAATGTATTTATACTCTCATCAATTAGTACCATATTTTCTATAAATAGCACACATAAAAGAGATCGATCTTGTAGATTATTCATAGATTtatctaaaaaataaaaggataaaGATTTAAAGTTACTCTCTAATGTAAATCTTGATGCTTAATGTGTTGGATTGATTTGACTATCATAGTTGTAAGTTATCAACACAATAAAGGATAGTATGGTAGATTTCCCAAAGGATGCCCTTGGTATTTAATTTTTCCCAACAAGATGCCCCACACTTTATTTTTAACCAAAGGAAACACCTTCTCTAACCTATTTTCAATATACCCATCAAGtatgattatttatttgtttttttttggacAAAATGAACTTCGATAAAGAAAAATAAGACTAATTTTTATTGATGGGAGCATAAGGAATTCAAATTTGGTTTTAGTTTTGGATTTCAATGTACTTAATCTATCAAGTAGTTTTGATCATCCATCTAGAAGTATtgaccaaaattaaaagaatgacTATGTAAGAGACTATTTGTACAATTGAGAGaataaagatttcaaatcttgtcttattttttgttttcaaaatgTGTTGGTTCATCTAGCAGTTTTGAGTGTTAATTTAACATTTTtgactaaattaaaaaataaaatcatataaaAAAGCCTATATTTGTATTCTTAAGAGCACGAGTGTAAATCATGTGATGTATCACAAGTGGAGATTGAGGTTGGGTGGTTTGAGGAGTAGAAATAGGGAATGAAGTGGTAAAGGGATTGTAAAAACTCAGGTATTTCACCTAAGGGTTCCTAAGTATCACACCATAGGGAGATTGTATAAAGAAATATAGAAACTTAGGTATTACGCCTAAAGGTTCCTAAGCATCACACCATAGGGAGATTGCATCACACTACCAAAGAGAATTCACAAAACTTTGATATCTATTTCATATTCTAGCATTACAACACATATTTATACTATGACTCACAAAGAACTCAAACAACACAAATGCTCGTAGATGAACTCATTGAAAACACAAAGGACTCATAAAGACACATAGGAAacataaaaaatactcaaaaatatGTTACAATTTTCCAAGCATGTGGAAATTAAAGCACATTGGAATTATTGGACATTTAATGTTGGTGTTTGACTTTTGACTTCAACCTTTTGGAATTGATGAATTTTATATCATTTCCCAAGTAGATTTATCATCTTCCAAAACATGCCAAATTAATAGTGgagttttagaatttttatttctatgtttatATACTTTTAATGGAGTTTGCCACTTGTCTCCATTAACATTCCCCGAGTGAGAAAAACTCATCCCAGGTGAGTTAAAAGTGTGGAATCTTTCATAACAGTCTCTATTCAATTATTGAAATTCATCATTAGTAATCCATGTGCATTCAGAAAGGGGTCGTGCTTTCCATTTGATAAGATACTTTTGATAACTGCTTTCCTTTTTAGACACAATCTAATGATCAATTACATTTTCAATGTCGTCTTTCATTGTTTGAATTGATGACAAATGAGCATTATATGTATTACTTGCCATAACATCTTCATGTCCATAATATAAAGCAAGATCCTCAATGCTGAAGATATTGCTAATAGTCATGTGAACCTAGTACAAAATCAATAGTATGCTGAGTTTTACCCATTGGTGCTCACTAGGTAATTCTTTATGTGCCACGTCAGAAAAGTCATTTAATAACATAGTGATTTCCTAAAGAAATAAGGAAGCTTCGGAGCAGATACTTCTTTAACTTCTTTGATTATAAGAGCATATATAGTAGAACTTTCTTTACTTTCTTGGTTAGAATATGAAGAGATTTTCCACTATTTATAACATTCTTTGCCTTCTCTTGCTTCTATTTCTTTACTTTAGTCGTCTGCATTGGTTTTAATAATACTTTCTTATTGTTGAACATGAAAGCAGATGTGTTCTCCTTGCCATAAGGATGCACATCTTGATCATATAGCCAAGATCTCCCAAGAAGTATTTGAGTTACTTTCATAAGAATAAGATCACACCAAATAGAGTCACTATGAAAAATAGGTGTCCAATCTTCACCTTCGACTTTTGGAGTAGTAAAAATATGCCTAACAATAGATCTTCTTCCAAATCATTATAAACTCTATAATCAAAAAATTTTTCATCTCCTTCTACTCTTTGATTTTTAGCATCATCTTCATACTCTATCCCAATGTGTAGATTCTTTTTAGGACAATTATAAGCCATATGATTCAGTTGGTAACACTTGAAACATATGCTGCCTTTGCTCTTTAACTTAGTTGGTTTCAAAGGTGGTTTAGAGTCACTTTGCTGATTAAATGAGTTGACGAATCCACCTCTCTTGTTTGTTGGTTGGTTCCATGAATTCCTTTATTCATGGTTGAAACTCCAAGCTTTTTACCAAATGAATAACTCAGATACTACTCCATATCCAAGGCAACTTAGAAAGTTTGCTCTATGATATAAATTGGTGGTCTTAATAATTCTCTTCAAATTTCAGACTTTAATCCAACTTTAAACCTTGCTAGAGTCTGTTTAGGATCTTCAACAATTTGTCTCCCGATCTTTAACTCATCAAACTTCTGCATATACTTAGCTAGCTACAAATAAATGATTCCGCTTTAAATTTATAAACTGATCACATAATTTGTCATATTATTTTATAAGCAAATACTTCTCTCGTAATTTAGCTTTCATCTCCTGCCATGAGTTGATTGGTGATTGCCCTAATCTCGTTATGTATGCTTCAACACCAGTCCACCATATTAAGCTTCATTCAAGCAAACCTTACTATTTGATCATCTGACATGTCGTACCAATCAAAATATTCTTCTATTGCGGCAAGTCAATCAACAAATAAAGTGGGGTTCACTTTTCCTTCAAAATCTAGCACCTTAGTTCCAACCTTCTTTGTGATATCTCTAGTAACATCTTGGTAATTATTTTCTCTTTCAAGAAATCCTCTAGCTCACTCAAAAAAAGGTTGTAATTGTTGAGGCGTTGGAAACCTTCTTGAATCAATTTGTTGTTTTCTTGAGATgtttcttcttgctcttcttggACTTGATCGCCTTTAGATTGAGAAATCATGGCTTCAACACCATTTAGATGAATTTGCATACCATCAAGTTGTTCCATCACGTGAATAAGTATTCTTCATGTTCATTATCAATTAATTTTCCTCTAAAGCTCCTCCCGGATCTTGTAGACATTAATttatgctctgataccacataTGATGTAGTACAAGCGAAGGATTGGGTGGTTTAGGGAGTAGAAATCTAGAATGAAGTGGTAAAAGGATTATAGAAACTTAGGTATCCCTAAGGGTTCCTAGGCATCATACCATAGGGAGATtgcataaaaaaatatagaaacttAGGTATCACACCAAAGAGTTCCTAGGCATCACACCATACGGAGATTGTATCCACACAACCAAAGAGAACTTTCAAAACTTTGATATCTATTCTATATTCCAGCATTACAACAATACACATTTTTATACTAGGACTCACAAAGGACTCAAACAACATAAATGCTAGTAGATGGACTCATTAAAAACATAAAGGACTCATAAAGACAcagaaaaaaatactaaaaaatataCTACAATTTTCCAACCATGTCGAAATTAAAGCACATTGGGATTATTGGACATTTAATGTTGGTTTTTGACTTTTGACTTCAATCCTTTGGAATTGATGAATTTTATATCATTTCCCAAgtagatttattatttttcaaaacattccAAATTAATAGTAGAGTTTTAGAATGTCTATTTCCGTGTTTGTAGACTTTTAATGGAGTTTGCCATTTATCTCCATCAACatgtcatatttttttttatttaaaaaattatttggttTATCTAACAATTTTTACTAAATTGCTTGATGAATTAAAACATTTCAAAATCTAGAACTAAAATcaaatttagtttttattttaaaatgttttgatCCATCAAAAATATCAAAACTCCTAATGGACTATAACAttttaaaatcaaaaaataaaacaagatttAAATTCATGTTCTTAACAACAAGATatggtattattattattattatttttaatatagttttattttttagtttgGTTAAAACTGTTTGGATGAACTTTTAAAACTACTAGATggattaaaagattttgaaattaaaaaaattaatcaaaatttgaaCTTTTCAAGAACACAAATATGGtcttattattaatttataatttgatcAAAACTACTAGATGAATCAAaacaatctaaaattaaaaatgaagACCAAATTTGAATTTCTCACATACTCATAGGAACACAAATATGACCTTATtttttgatttactcttatttttaATTTAGTCAAAAGTGCTTGATGAATGGTGAAAattattaattcattaaaatattttaaaataaaaaataaaaaattaaattaaatttgaataccTCACACTCCTAGTTCATGGGGTCTACGAATGTTCTTTTTTAATCAATATTAGTTAATGgggttatttttttttgaaaaaagggAAGGTGATAGAAATGTGTCTCATTTAGTCAAAAATATAATATGCGGTGCTTTGTGGGAAAAATTGAAACCTTTGAGCACCATTTGGAAAATTTGctagatattattattattatccttTATCACAAtcatataatttaatattattttcttaAAACTCACTAGAGTAACCATAAAGGGATATGAAAACATTACATTCAGCCTAAAAAAAACAGCTTCTACAATAATGGTAGTCCACTCATTTTAGCTTTGTAAATCCTCAACAATTTGTTCCTCTTAATTTTTTATGTCCT
This window of the Zingiber officinale cultivar Zhangliang chromosome 3B, Zo_v1.1, whole genome shotgun sequence genome carries:
- the LOC122056474 gene encoding 60S ribosomal protein L18a-like protein — translated: MSTVAGGERDVESAKIPTEHPLPIHPPPYANFLPQPVPPTAAPPHAYAPPPNAPPPPHLAPVPATDHYNIAVGYQPHPYPAVVNGISMNTKEPPLPFCGIGIGWALFVAGFFFASIPWYVGALLLLFVDQDYREKCGLVACSIAAGLAFLSVIINALNYYVFW